From Amycolatopsis sp. cg9, one genomic window encodes:
- a CDS encoding PH domain-containing protein: MAYPDDLLSEQEHVVVHSHPHFKMLIFPTLAFLVTLGAGIWLAILAKDAGSPWNTVGLIAIAVVALVLIVWLFLAPLVRWRTTHFIVTTDRLIAREGVLKRTGIDIPMGRINSVQFEHGLLDRVFGCGTLIIESASDEPLRFEDIPHVEKVHTVIYREVNDNPYDDYRPGAQQTAPLPPQGGGHPPRGERRR; encoded by the coding sequence GTGGCTTATCCGGACGATTTGCTCAGCGAGCAAGAGCACGTCGTGGTGCACAGTCACCCGCACTTCAAGATGCTGATCTTCCCGACGCTCGCGTTCCTGGTCACCCTGGGCGCGGGCATCTGGCTCGCGATCCTCGCGAAGGACGCCGGCTCGCCGTGGAACACGGTCGGGCTGATCGCCATCGCGGTCGTCGCGCTCGTGCTGATCGTGTGGCTGTTCCTGGCCCCGCTGGTGCGCTGGCGGACCACCCACTTCATCGTGACGACGGACCGCCTCATCGCCCGCGAGGGCGTGCTCAAGCGCACCGGCATCGACATCCCGATGGGTCGCATCAACAGCGTCCAGTTCGAGCACGGCCTGCTGGACCGGGTGTTCGGCTGCGGCACGCTGATCATCGAGTCCGCGTCGGACGAGCCGCTGCGGTTCGAGGACATCCCGCACGTGGAAAAGGTGCACACGGTGATCTACCGCGAGGTCAACGACAACCCGTACGACGACTACCGGCCGGGCGCCCAGCAGACCGCGCCGCTGCCGCCCCAAGGTGGCGGGCACCCGCCCCGCGGCGAGCGACGTCGCTGA
- a CDS encoding response regulator — protein MIRVLLADDQPLIRSGFRSLLDAEDGVEVVAEAADGREAVALAREHLPDIVLLDVRMPGVDGLEATRRIASDPALAAVHVVILTNYGLDEYVFDALRAGAAGFLVKDIRPEDFLHAVRVAARGDALLAPSITRKLMDRYVTQPPAPGAGLAELTNREREAVALVARGLSNDEIAARMVISPLTAKTHVNRAMAKLRARDRAQLVVFAYESGLAPPGPQAGRPAPA, from the coding sequence ATGATCCGCGTCCTGCTGGCCGACGACCAGCCACTCATCCGCAGCGGCTTCCGCTCGCTCCTGGACGCCGAGGACGGCGTCGAGGTGGTCGCCGAGGCCGCCGACGGCCGCGAAGCCGTGGCGCTGGCCCGCGAACACCTGCCGGACATCGTGCTCCTCGACGTCCGGATGCCGGGCGTCGACGGTCTGGAAGCGACCCGGCGCATCGCGTCGGACCCGGCGCTGGCCGCGGTGCACGTCGTCATCCTGACCAACTACGGCCTGGACGAGTACGTCTTCGATGCCCTGCGCGCAGGCGCGGCCGGCTTCCTCGTCAAGGACATCCGGCCGGAGGACTTCCTGCACGCCGTCCGCGTCGCCGCCCGGGGTGACGCCCTGCTCGCGCCGTCGATCACCCGGAAGCTGATGGACCGGTACGTCACCCAGCCGCCCGCCCCCGGCGCCGGGCTCGCGGAGCTGACCAACCGCGAGCGCGAGGCCGTCGCCCTGGTCGCGCGGGGCCTGTCCAACGACGAGATCGCCGCGCGGATGGTGATCAGCCCGCTGACCGCGAAGACGCACGTCAACCGGGCCATGGCCAAGCTGCGCGCCCGCGACCGCGCGCAGCTCGTGGTGTTCGCCTACGAGTCCGGGCTCGCGCCGCCGGGACCTCAGGCCGGCCGGCCCGCGCCCGCGTAG
- a CDS encoding LysR family transcriptional regulator, protein MDDVEVRELRYFRAVAEELNFSRAAERLGMAQPPLSRAIRLLERRLGVQLFERTSRHVALTPAGDVLFVESAKALDAVAAAVRRTRRAGQRMPALVVTAKPGVATDLLRRIADAHPDPVEIRVSGFGEQADLLRDGQADVAVLGCPGDHDGLDVEVLVSEPRVAALPSGHELARRSVLTCADFAGRATPFWPGSSAAERAYWSGQDVTGGPVTPGPVVRDSAQLLETVALGQAIALLPASVADLRSRNDVVYRPVVDATPYALALAWAATARDLRIARFVRTAVEISEARPRPGAVPAG, encoded by the coding sequence ATGGACGATGTCGAGGTCCGTGAGCTGCGCTATTTCCGCGCGGTCGCCGAGGAGCTGAACTTCTCCCGCGCCGCCGAGCGGCTCGGGATGGCGCAGCCGCCGCTGTCGCGGGCGATCCGGTTGCTGGAGCGGCGGCTCGGCGTGCAGCTCTTCGAACGGACCAGCCGGCACGTGGCGCTGACGCCGGCCGGGGACGTCCTGTTCGTCGAGTCCGCGAAGGCGCTGGACGCCGTCGCCGCGGCGGTGCGGCGGACCCGGCGGGCGGGGCAGCGGATGCCGGCGCTCGTCGTCACCGCGAAGCCCGGGGTCGCGACCGATCTGCTGCGGCGGATCGCCGACGCGCACCCGGATCCGGTGGAGATCCGGGTCAGCGGGTTCGGCGAGCAAGCTGACCTGCTGCGCGATGGTCAGGCCGACGTGGCCGTGCTCGGCTGCCCGGGTGACCACGACGGGCTGGACGTCGAGGTGCTCGTCAGCGAGCCGCGGGTCGCCGCGTTGCCTTCGGGGCATGAGCTGGCTCGGCGCTCGGTGCTGACCTGCGCCGACTTCGCCGGGCGGGCCACGCCGTTCTGGCCGGGTTCGTCCGCCGCGGAGCGGGCGTACTGGTCGGGGCAGGACGTCACCGGCGGGCCGGTGACGCCGGGGCCCGTGGTGCGCGACAGCGCCCAGCTGCTGGAGACCGTCGCGCTCGGGCAGGCGATCGCGCTGCTGCCGGCGTCCGTGGCCGACCTGCGGTCGCGGAACGACGTCGTCTACCGGCCGGTGGTGGACGCGACGCCGTACGCGCTCGCGCTCGCCTGGGCGGCCACCGCGCGTGACCTGCGGATCGCGCGGTTCGTGCGGACCGCCGTCGAGATCAGCGAAGCACGACCTCGACCGGGAGCTGTGCCGGCGGGGTAA
- a CDS encoding VOC family protein, translating into MYEVDFAEFPSASAAASGQFFERAFGWSVTPYGPDYTDVRAAGLTFGFQSDAAERPSAPLITIRTDDLPAAREAVVAAGGEVTKEPFAFPGGRRFHFREPGGSELAVWCPAE; encoded by the coding sequence ATGTACGAAGTCGACTTCGCCGAGTTCCCGTCCGCATCGGCCGCGGCGTCCGGGCAGTTCTTCGAGCGCGCGTTCGGCTGGAGCGTGACGCCGTACGGCCCGGACTACACCGACGTCCGGGCCGCGGGCCTCACGTTCGGGTTCCAGTCCGACGCGGCGGAGCGGCCGAGCGCGCCCCTGATCACGATCCGCACGGACGACCTGCCCGCCGCCCGCGAGGCGGTGGTGGCCGCGGGCGGCGAGGTGACGAAGGAACCGTTCGCCTTCCCCGGCGGGCGGCGGTTCCACTTCCGGGAGCCGGGTGGGAGCGAGCTGGCGGTGTGGTGCCCGGCGGAGTAG
- a CDS encoding class I SAM-dependent methyltransferase, giving the protein MTGIVNTAQAEAWNGYEGEHWATNADRYDAVNSGFNDYLLDRAGPEDRVLDIGCGNGQLTRLAAARARSATGVDLSGPMLATARARAAEVPNVTFEQGDVQVHPFTGGGFDLAISRFGVMFFADPVAAFANVRRALSPGGRLAFLCMTALSGTDLGRLFGAMAAYLPQPTGPDGSGPTSFADPDRTKAVLTEAGFEDVACTHVEADQVWGRDIPDAAKFIADWGPVRHHLGRLDGATATKATEALTAALEQFATPDAIRLRGTAWLVTGRRS; this is encoded by the coding sequence ATGACCGGGATCGTCAACACCGCGCAGGCCGAGGCGTGGAACGGGTACGAGGGGGAACATTGGGCGACGAACGCCGACCGCTATGACGCGGTGAACAGCGGCTTCAACGACTACCTGCTCGATCGGGCCGGTCCGGAAGACCGGGTGCTCGACATCGGCTGCGGCAACGGCCAGCTGACCCGGCTGGCCGCGGCGCGGGCGCGGTCCGCGACCGGCGTGGACCTGTCCGGGCCGATGCTGGCGACCGCGCGAGCCCGGGCGGCGGAGGTGCCGAACGTGACGTTCGAGCAGGGCGACGTCCAGGTCCACCCGTTCACCGGCGGCGGGTTCGACCTGGCGATCAGCCGGTTCGGGGTGATGTTCTTCGCCGACCCGGTGGCGGCGTTCGCCAACGTCCGGCGAGCACTGAGCCCGGGCGGGCGCCTGGCGTTCCTGTGCATGACAGCCCTGTCAGGTACGGACCTCGGCCGGCTGTTCGGCGCGATGGCGGCGTACCTGCCCCAGCCGACCGGCCCGGACGGCAGCGGCCCGACATCGTTCGCGGACCCGGACCGCACGAAGGCGGTCCTGACCGAAGCGGGCTTCGAAGACGTGGCGTGCACCCACGTCGAGGCGGACCAGGTCTGGGGCCGCGACATCCCGGACGCGGCGAAGTTCATCGCTGACTGGGGCCCGGTCCGCCACCATCTGGGCCGGCTCGACGGCGCGACGGCCACCAAGGCGACCGAAGCCCTCACGGCGGCCCTGGAGCAGTTCGCGACCCCGGACGCGATCCGCCTGCGCGGCACGGCGTGGCTGGTCACGGGACGGAGGTCGTGA
- a CDS encoding C40 family peptidase: MTTKPSSWARGAALRGLVALPLVAGLVTAGWLLADRSPEPAPAPLPVARDVASGPSVLEVSAPVKAQEPGQGASGQGGKSPLQQWAEQLAGPLDIPADALIGYANGELALRKEAPSCHLSWVTLAGVGSAASNHGRGGENLLGLSSAQAKKYGDDAPAAAGRALCAGGTDLGAGTGWWKAIAAYHPGSDSELFRQRVLGMAQLYATLSLDPASASSPRVKATRFALGQLGLPYVWGGNGPDAGAAGFDCSGLTKASYDSAGVGLPRTADSQFRALPPVPASDEPRLGDLVFYGSPATRIHHVGLYLGNGLMINAPTEGQAIQIHTYHSKGDDYAGAGRPA, from the coding sequence GTGACGACGAAGCCGAGTTCCTGGGCCCGTGGGGCGGCCCTGCGCGGCCTGGTCGCGCTGCCGCTCGTCGCGGGGCTGGTGACGGCGGGCTGGCTGCTGGCCGACCGCTCGCCGGAACCCGCGCCCGCTCCGCTGCCCGTGGCCCGGGACGTGGCTTCGGGCCCGTCGGTCCTCGAGGTCAGCGCACCCGTGAAGGCGCAGGAGCCGGGCCAGGGCGCGTCCGGCCAGGGCGGCAAGAGCCCGCTGCAGCAGTGGGCCGAGCAGCTGGCGGGCCCCCTCGACATCCCCGCGGACGCCCTGATCGGCTACGCGAACGGCGAGCTGGCGCTGCGGAAGGAAGCCCCGTCCTGCCACCTCTCGTGGGTCACCCTCGCGGGTGTGGGCTCGGCGGCGTCGAACCACGGCCGCGGCGGCGAGAACCTGCTCGGGCTGTCCTCGGCGCAGGCGAAGAAGTACGGCGACGACGCGCCGGCCGCGGCCGGCCGGGCGCTCTGCGCGGGCGGCACGGACCTCGGCGCCGGCACGGGCTGGTGGAAGGCGATCGCGGCGTACCACCCGGGCAGCGACTCGGAGCTGTTCCGCCAGCGGGTCCTCGGCATGGCCCAGCTGTACGCGACGCTCTCGCTGGATCCGGCCTCGGCGAGCTCGCCCCGGGTCAAGGCGACCCGCTTCGCGCTCGGCCAGCTGGGCCTCCCGTACGTCTGGGGCGGCAACGGACCGGACGCGGGCGCGGCGGGCTTCGACTGCTCGGGGTTGACGAAGGCGTCCTACGACAGCGCGGGCGTGGGCTTGCCGCGGACGGCGGACAGCCAGTTCCGCGCGCTCCCGCCGGTGCCGGCGTCGGACGAGCCGCGCCTGGGCGACCTGGTGTTCTACGGCAGCCCGGCGACGCGCATCCACCACGTGGGCCTGTACCTGGGCAACGGCCTGATGATCAACGCGCCGACCGAGGGCCAGGCCATCCAGATCCACACATACCACTCGAAGGGCGACGACTACGCGGGCGCGGGCCGGCCGGCCTGA
- a CDS encoding biotin--[acetyl-CoA-carboxylase] ligase — translation MAEIDAARLTAALQDRYAKVDVVERTGSTNADLRKAVEEGAPDRTVLLAEEQTAGVGRRARSWSSPKGAGLYLSVALRPGVPFAALGSLSVVAGLAVRAAAASVGVDAALKWPNDVLVGGAKCAGILAEAVAGPDPSIVLGIGLNVLPLGDVTPGPGGLPATSLAEQGATTTDRTDVAVALLTGFADLEQRWRLAGGDLTEAGLLGDYRAHCATLGQDVEVQLPDGTSLTGRAADIDAAGQLQVDMAGGQRHTVFAGDVVHVRPA, via the coding sequence ATGGCTGAGATCGACGCTGCCCGGTTGACCGCGGCGCTCCAAGATCGGTACGCGAAGGTCGACGTCGTCGAGCGCACCGGCTCCACCAACGCCGACCTGCGGAAAGCCGTCGAAGAGGGTGCTCCGGACCGGACCGTTCTGCTCGCCGAAGAGCAGACCGCCGGGGTCGGGCGCCGGGCCCGGTCGTGGAGCTCGCCGAAGGGCGCCGGGCTGTACCTGAGCGTCGCGCTCCGGCCGGGTGTGCCGTTCGCCGCGCTCGGCTCACTCTCCGTCGTCGCCGGGCTCGCCGTCCGCGCGGCCGCCGCGTCCGTCGGGGTCGACGCCGCGCTGAAGTGGCCGAACGACGTCCTCGTCGGCGGCGCCAAGTGCGCCGGGATCCTCGCCGAAGCCGTGGCCGGCCCCGACCCGTCGATCGTGCTCGGCATCGGTCTCAACGTCCTGCCGCTCGGCGACGTTACGCCGGGGCCCGGCGGGCTGCCCGCGACGTCGCTCGCCGAGCAGGGCGCCACCACCACCGACCGCACCGACGTCGCCGTCGCGCTGCTCACCGGGTTCGCCGACCTCGAACAGCGCTGGCGGCTGGCCGGCGGCGACCTCACCGAGGCCGGGCTGCTCGGCGACTACCGCGCCCACTGCGCGACCCTCGGTCAGGACGTCGAGGTCCAGCTGCCGGACGGGACGTCGCTGACCGGGCGCGCGGCCGACATCGACGCCGCCGGGCAGCTGCAGGTCGACATGGCGGGCGGCCAGCGGCACACGGTGTTCGCGGGTGACGTGGTGCACGTCCGCCCGGCCTGA
- a CDS encoding alkene reductase — MSLLTPADLGGCRLPNRVVLAPTTRARVPGGVPGDLQAAYYAQRAGAGLVIAEGTWVSERAIGFENVPGLYTEAQVAGWRRVTDVVHSLGGRIVVQLWHTGAVSHPDFLGSRPAGPSAVNPGEPVHTAAGRTSTPTPRELSAAEIRATVADYGEAAKNARRAGFDGVEIAANGVYLLAQFLHPRLNRRTDAYGGSAANRRRLLAEVVDAARAHGRVGVRLSPWWTGGLFTVDEELRAEYDALVAALDVDYLHLRGPDSGPDSGPDFAAFARYRRLFGGFVIVNNGFGRDSGNAVIDAGIADAVSYARHFVANPDLVTRFALGLPLAPGDPATYYGGGTAGYLDQPQAAAMAAVSQ; from the coding sequence ATGAGTTTGCTGACCCCCGCCGACCTGGGCGGCTGTCGCCTGCCGAACCGCGTGGTGCTGGCGCCGACCACCCGGGCCCGCGTCCCCGGCGGCGTGCCCGGCGACCTCCAGGCCGCCTACTACGCGCAGCGCGCCGGCGCCGGGCTCGTCATCGCCGAAGGGACCTGGGTGAGCGAACGGGCCATCGGCTTCGAGAACGTTCCGGGCCTGTACACCGAAGCGCAGGTCGCGGGCTGGCGGCGGGTCACCGACGTCGTGCACTCGCTCGGCGGGCGGATCGTGGTGCAGCTGTGGCACACGGGGGCGGTCTCGCACCCGGACTTCCTCGGCTCGCGGCCGGCCGGGCCGTCGGCGGTGAACCCCGGGGAACCGGTGCACACCGCCGCCGGACGAACGTCGACGCCGACACCGCGCGAGCTGAGCGCGGCCGAGATCCGGGCCACCGTCGCGGACTACGGCGAGGCGGCGAAGAACGCGCGCCGCGCCGGGTTCGACGGCGTCGAGATCGCGGCCAACGGCGTGTACCTGCTCGCCCAGTTCCTGCACCCGCGGCTCAACCGCCGCACCGACGCCTACGGCGGGTCCGCGGCCAACCGCCGCCGGCTGCTCGCGGAAGTCGTCGACGCGGCCCGCGCGCACGGCCGCGTCGGCGTCCGGCTGTCGCCGTGGTGGACCGGCGGACTGTTCACTGTGGACGAAGAGCTCCGCGCCGAGTACGACGCGCTGGTCGCCGCGCTCGACGTGGACTACCTCCACCTCCGCGGACCCGACAGCGGACCCGACAGCGGACCGGACTTCGCCGCCTTCGCCCGGTACCGGCGGCTGTTCGGCGGTTTCGTGATCGTCAACAACGGCTTCGGCCGCGACAGCGGGAACGCCGTGATCGACGCGGGGATCGCCGACGCGGTCTCCTACGCCCGGCACTTCGTCGCGAACCCGGACCTGGTGACGCGGTTCGCGCTCGGCCTCCCGCTCGCGCCCGGCGACCCGGCGACCTACTACGGCGGCGGCACGGCCGGGTACCTCGATCAGCCGCAGGCGGCGGCGATGGCGGCGGTGTCCCAGTAG
- a CDS encoding nuclear transport factor 2 family protein translates to MRTDPVAVLEGMYAAETDYLTGGDFAALTPFFAPDVVLHQAAALPYGGEWRGHEGIEAFFAAMSGTWDVFELVDQAFLATTSPLVVLTHVHARARATGRELDFPILQTITVTGGRITEVRPFYWDTAAIAAACG, encoded by the coding sequence ATGCGCACCGATCCCGTCGCCGTACTCGAAGGCATGTACGCGGCCGAAACCGACTACCTGACCGGAGGTGATTTCGCGGCCCTGACCCCGTTTTTCGCACCGGACGTCGTCCTGCACCAGGCCGCGGCCTTGCCGTACGGCGGTGAGTGGCGCGGCCACGAAGGCATCGAGGCGTTCTTCGCCGCGATGAGCGGCACCTGGGACGTCTTCGAGCTGGTGGACCAGGCGTTCCTCGCCACGACCTCGCCGCTGGTCGTCCTGACCCACGTGCACGCGCGGGCCCGCGCCACCGGTCGCGAACTCGACTTCCCGATCCTCCAGACGATCACCGTGACCGGCGGGCGCATCACCGAAGTCCGCCCGTTCTACTGGGACACCGCCGCCATCGCCGCCGCCTGCGGCTGA
- a CDS encoding nuclear transport factor 2 family protein has translation MTDSQRNKEVVLGFLRVAFEEKRPVEAFESYVGEGYVQHNPHAPGSAAESARYLARFVREFPELRLEVKRVVAEDDLVCTHSLMRLTPDARGSAIADVMRVREGRIVEHWDVVQEVPEDTVSGNSMV, from the coding sequence ATGACGGATTCGCAGCGGAACAAGGAAGTGGTCCTCGGGTTCCTCAGGGTGGCGTTCGAGGAGAAACGGCCGGTGGAGGCGTTCGAGTCGTACGTGGGGGAGGGGTATGTCCAGCACAACCCGCACGCGCCGGGCAGCGCGGCGGAATCGGCCCGGTACCTGGCCCGGTTCGTGAGGGAATTTCCGGAGTTGAGGTTGGAGGTGAAGCGAGTGGTCGCGGAGGACGATTTGGTGTGCACGCACAGCCTGATGCGGTTGACGCCGGATGCGCGGGGGAGCGCGATCGCGGATGTGATGCGGGTGCGGGAAGGGCGGATTGTGGAGCATTGGGATGTGGTGCAGGAGGTGCCTGAGGACACGGTGAGCGGGAATTCGATGGTTTAG
- a CDS encoding sigma-70 family RNA polymerase sigma factor, which produces MDELAELFEAERGRLRGLAYRMLGSAAEADDAVQEAWLRLTRAGSVDNLAAWLTTVVSRVCLDVLRTRKSRGEEPFAVVPEPVDDADPAGEAELADSVGRALLVVLDALGPAERIAFVLHDLFAVPFDRIAPVLDRTPVAAKKLASRARQRVRGTSPLPPADLARHRRVVDAFLTAARGGDLAALLEVLAPDVVRRADAAALPAGAALEVRGAGAVAAETRVFGKRARFAEAALIDGSVGVVVAPRGRLSLVLTVVVDGDRVAGYEVIASPARLASLHIAVFHSNR; this is translated from the coding sequence ATGGACGAGCTGGCGGAGTTGTTCGAGGCCGAACGCGGCAGGCTGCGCGGGCTGGCCTACCGGATGCTCGGCTCGGCGGCCGAAGCGGACGACGCCGTCCAGGAAGCGTGGCTGCGGCTCACCCGGGCCGGGTCCGTCGACAACCTGGCGGCGTGGCTGACCACGGTCGTTTCCCGCGTCTGCCTGGACGTGCTGCGCACCCGGAAGTCGCGGGGCGAGGAACCCTTCGCGGTCGTGCCGGAGCCGGTGGACGACGCCGATCCGGCCGGTGAGGCCGAGCTGGCCGACTCGGTGGGCCGCGCACTGCTCGTCGTGCTGGACGCGCTCGGGCCGGCCGAGCGGATCGCGTTCGTGCTGCACGACCTGTTCGCGGTGCCGTTCGACCGGATCGCGCCGGTGCTGGACCGCACGCCGGTGGCGGCCAAGAAGCTGGCCAGCCGCGCGCGGCAGCGGGTGCGGGGCACGTCCCCGCTGCCGCCGGCCGATCTGGCGCGGCACCGCCGGGTGGTGGACGCGTTCCTGACCGCGGCCCGCGGCGGCGACCTCGCCGCGCTGCTCGAGGTGCTGGCGCCGGACGTCGTCCGCCGCGCCGACGCGGCCGCGCTGCCGGCGGGAGCGGCGCTCGAGGTGCGCGGAGCCGGTGCGGTGGCGGCGGAAACGCGGGTGTTCGGGAAGCGGGCCCGGTTCGCCGAAGCGGCGCTGATCGACGGCTCGGTCGGGGTCGTCGTCGCCCCGCGCGGACGGCTTTCGCTCGTCCTCACCGTGGTGGTCGACGGCGACCGGGTGGCGGGGTACGAGGTGATCGCGTCGCCCGCCCGCCTCGCTTCACTGCACATCGCGGTGTTCCACTCGAACAGGTGA
- a CDS encoding DUF6223 family protein, which translates to MNIVAAASTYDLTPGRLWSLVGVALGLAGVVAGGLALRLGRGAVVALVAGVAGAVVGGWVVAAAEGGPGTGYGIVGGYAALVIGLVAVALGALAAARSRGFVGGHR; encoded by the coding sequence ATGAACATCGTCGCCGCCGCGAGCACGTACGACCTGACGCCCGGACGGCTGTGGTCCCTGGTGGGTGTGGCGCTGGGCCTGGCCGGCGTGGTCGCGGGCGGGCTGGCCCTCCGCCTCGGCCGGGGAGCGGTCGTCGCGCTGGTCGCCGGGGTGGCGGGCGCGGTCGTCGGCGGGTGGGTCGTGGCCGCGGCCGAGGGTGGTCCGGGTACCGGTTACGGGATCGTCGGCGGCTACGCGGCGCTGGTGATCGGCCTGGTCGCCGTGGCCCTCGGCGCGCTGGCCGCCGCCCGCTCGCGCGGTTTTGTCGGTGGTCACCGCTAG
- a CDS encoding sensor histidine kinase has product MSRARIVDGVIAAGVAVALLSAGLSADHPPSVPGYAALVAGGLALAARRRAPVAVLAATAVCALVYQAAGFEVPVVAYLFAVYAAVRAGHRIAAVVASVGMLAAVPLALLVSGLPDASQAFTQSRDVLQLAWLIAAGAAGEALRQAERRADEAERTREETARRRADEERLHIARELHDSLTHQISVIKVQAEVAVHLAHKRGEDVPESLLAIRDAGREAARELRATLEALRDDDKNPPRGLDDVPDLVRQARTAGLDARLTIEGDGAGVPAAVGRTAYRIVQEALTNVARHAAAATASVRIDHRPGALVIRVDDDGRATAGAAPVPGVGLLGMRERVTALGGRLEAAPRTEGGFRVEAELPVDHPA; this is encoded by the coding sequence GTGAGCCGCGCGCGGATCGTGGACGGGGTGATCGCCGCCGGTGTGGCGGTGGCGTTGCTGAGCGCCGGGCTGTCCGCGGACCACCCGCCGTCGGTGCCGGGGTACGCGGCATTGGTCGCGGGCGGGCTGGCGTTGGCCGCGCGGCGCCGGGCGCCGGTCGCGGTGCTGGCGGCGACCGCGGTGTGCGCGCTGGTCTACCAGGCCGCCGGCTTCGAAGTGCCCGTCGTGGCCTACCTCTTCGCCGTGTACGCGGCGGTTCGCGCGGGCCACCGGATCGCCGCGGTGGTGGCGTCGGTGGGCATGCTGGCCGCGGTCCCGCTCGCGCTGCTGGTCTCGGGCCTGCCCGACGCGAGCCAGGCCTTCACGCAGTCGCGGGACGTCCTGCAGCTGGCGTGGCTGATCGCGGCCGGCGCGGCGGGCGAGGCGCTGCGGCAGGCCGAGCGCCGCGCCGACGAAGCCGAGCGCACCCGCGAGGAGACCGCGCGGCGGCGGGCCGACGAGGAACGCCTGCACATCGCGCGGGAGCTGCACGACTCGCTCACCCACCAGATCTCGGTCATCAAGGTGCAGGCCGAAGTCGCCGTCCACCTGGCCCACAAGCGCGGCGAGGACGTGCCGGAGTCCCTGCTGGCGATCCGGGACGCCGGTCGTGAAGCGGCGCGGGAACTGCGCGCGACCCTCGAGGCGTTGCGCGACGACGACAAGAACCCGCCGCGCGGTCTCGACGACGTCCCGGACCTCGTGCGCCAGGCCCGGACCGCGGGCCTCGACGCGCGGCTCACGATCGAAGGTGACGGCGCCGGCGTGCCGGCCGCGGTGGGCCGGACCGCCTACCGGATCGTCCAGGAGGCGCTGACCAACGTCGCCCGGCACGCCGCCGCGGCCACCGCGTCGGTCCGGATCGACCACCGGCCCGGCGCGCTCGTCATCCGCGTCGACGACGACGGCCGGGCCACCGCGGGCGCCGCACCGGTGCCGGGTGTCGGCCTGCTCGGGATGCGCGAACGCGTCACCGCGCTCGGCGGCCGGCTCGAAGCTGCTCCGCGCACCGAAGGCGGCTTCCGCGTCGAGGCCGAGCTGCCCGTGGACCACCCGGCATGA
- a CDS encoding TetR/AcrR family transcriptional regulator, with product MSPRKAAAQKDGQSLHDLLVEAAEKLIATRGTAGLTVREIARTAGVADGVLYNHFSDKEELVAWALDRHIRAAEVLLGELPVAGEGTVADNLHRHLEYGLGLHRVIVPAFSGLHGNPEILQRFADIGERPGYWRDRLLAYLKEERALGRLAPQSDVDAAAALLVGYCHETVLGTIFPHASRTNPPQPDAVIRTVLNGIAP from the coding sequence ATGTCACCGAGGAAAGCCGCGGCCCAGAAGGACGGGCAGTCCCTGCACGACCTCTTGGTCGAAGCCGCCGAGAAGCTGATCGCCACCCGCGGCACCGCGGGCCTGACGGTGCGCGAAATAGCGCGAACGGCAGGCGTCGCCGACGGCGTGCTGTACAACCACTTCTCCGACAAGGAGGAGCTGGTGGCCTGGGCCCTGGACCGCCACATACGCGCGGCGGAGGTGTTGCTGGGCGAGCTGCCGGTGGCGGGCGAAGGAACGGTGGCGGACAACCTCCACCGCCACCTGGAGTACGGCCTCGGCCTCCACCGCGTCATCGTCCCGGCCTTCAGCGGCCTCCACGGCAACCCGGAGATCCTCCAACGCTTCGCGGACATCGGCGAGCGCCCCGGCTACTGGCGCGACCGCCTGCTGGCCTACCTGAAGGAGGAGCGAGCCCTGGGCAGGCTCGCTCCCCAGTCCGATGTGGACGCAGCAGCGGCCCTGCTGGTGGGCTACTGCCACGAGACGGTGCTGGGCACGATCTTCCCCCACGCAAGCCGAACCAACCCCCCACAGCCGGACGCGGTGATCCGCACGGTACTCAACGGCATAGCCCCGTAG